The window ggcgttgttaggccgtttttgggccgtttttagttttagtttagttttttgaaaacgcatgcgtttttgacagatttgaccaattatcttaattcaaactgatcaaaaacgcatacgttttcccgatctgaaaacgcactactaaaaatggcccaaaaacggcctaaaaacgccacgtgtgtcaccaccctaagagcccagcagtgtgaggatacaccttcAGCGGTCAATAGACTTCCTTGTCCAGTTTTGTTTTCTGGAGACCACATGCAGGAGAAATGATAATGTCTACCACGCGAGTCTTTGATGTTACATGTGGTAGTAGATATGGGTGATGATGCTTTTTTTATTGATCAAGTATTTTGCTCTTTTATTTATCAGGTTTTATGTGTATGAGTGCTCGGTCTGTACAAGAGGTCCAGAAAACGCCTGGAGACTTCCTCTGGGATGGTGAGTGTTATGTCCCCTCATGACTGGACATCAGGGGTTGTGTCCACAGGAAAGGTCATGGGGGTCTGATTACTGGGacactatggatgatgcagatgtGGGTGCAGCATATGTAATAGAGTTTGTTATTACCCTATCAATGAGCTGCTGTGGCTGCCAGACCTGTACAAGAAGTGGACATCTCCCCAATCTGTGTAGTCACCGTTTTAGTCTAGTGAATGGATTCTGAGCTGCAGTACCCACCATGGCCACTGAGCAGTGTATGGAGCTCTCCGTACATTACGCAGCTCCTGGCGATCAGACTCTACCAATCACTTACTGATTTCTCAGAATCCTGGATCCTCTGCCCAGATTTTCTCTCCATGTTCTGTATATGTGACGTGTGATGAGGCGTCTTCTCTCCGCAGGGTGGACGTCTCGCACCTCGTCCTCTATCACCTCAGTATTTGTTGTAAGAAGAAGTATTTTGATTTTGAACGGGAAATTTTGTCTTTTGTCAATGAGAATTGGGAGAGTCTACTACTGGGAGAGGTAAGTTACATGATCTGGAATAAACATGAAGACTTGTCCTATAGGGAAGCATTAACCCTGTGCTCCCTTCTGAGAGAGAGTCATTACTGCGGGGGCCGGGTGTCACATCCCCACCCATAAGttataatgtccagcagtagtAACTCCTTTATTGATTAACATAATTATCTGTATAGTGAATACACATAGATGACCATGATAAATCTTCAGCTTACAGATACCCCTCGCACGGACAGGTACTCCCACCTGCTGCACGCGCTGACAGCCGAGAAGGACAGGTAAGAATCTCCCGCTAGGAAACTTCTACTCCTACTACTTATTCCTCATACTGTGGCACGTCAATCCTGCAGAGTATTCCTCATACTGTAGCAGGTTACGACTGCAGAGTATTCCTCATACTGTAGCAGGTTACGGCTGCAGAGTATTCCTCATACTGTGGCACGTCAATCCTGCAGAGTATTCCTCATACTGTAGCCCATCTTACTCCTGCAGAGTATTCCTCATACTGTGCACGCTCAGGTCCTGTCATATAAACCTTTCTCCCCGCTCATAGATTTATCTCTGGGAAGGAGATTAAGAAGAAGAAGTGTTTGTTTGGCCTCCAGAGCCgcgtcccccctcctgccccccagaCCACAGTGACTGAGCTGCGGCTACAGGAGGCAGAGGTGCGAGGCTCCGCTCCATGTGTAAGGTGAGGGACCCCGACCTGCCGGCCGCGCTGCCGCTGCTCCTTGTAGTACATGacatattactgtgtgtatatcGCATGCTGGAATCCTTGTCTCCTTCACCTCCGCAGCGAGCGGATATAAAGATCTCTTGCAGTTCCCTTTTAGGGAGGATGGGAGTCCTGAAAAGCTCCACACACAAAACAAAGACACCAAGTATAGAGAAACGGACACGGAAAGAGAGGCAGAAGCTGCAGAGAGCTCTGACCCAGGTAACGTGGAGGGGTACGAGGGGCCGGGGAGGGGTACGAGACGCTGGGGAGGGGTACGAGACGCTGGGGAGGGGTACGAGGAGCTGGGGAGGGGTACGAGGAGCTGGGGAGGGGTACGAGGCGCCGGGGAGGGGTACGAGGCGCTGGGGAGGGGTACGAAGTGCTGGGGAGCGGTACGAGGTGCCGGGGAGGGGTGAGAGGAGTCGGGGAGGGGTACGAGGTGCCGGGGAGGGGTACGAGGTGCCGGGGAAGGGTATGAGGTGACGGGGAGGGTTACAGGGCGCTGGGGAGGGGTACAAGTGCTGGTGAGGGGAAATTGGTGCTGGTGAGAGTTACAGGGCACTGGGGAGGGGTACGAGGGGCTGGGGAGGGGTGCGGATGCCGGGAAGGGGTATGAGGCGCCGGGGAGGGTTACGAGGTGCTGGGGAGGGGTACGAGGCACTGGAGAGGGGCACGAGGCGCTGGGGAGGGGTGCCAGGGAGGGGTGCGGATGCCGGGGAGGGGTACGAGGCGCTGGGGAGGGGACCCTGCACTGTGAGGTCTACATGTCATCTCTCCTCTTTTCAGAATGTGGTACAAAATCCATTTAGTTGTAACCAGGAATATCTGGGATACCGCGGTAGCACCTACAACTTTCGACGCACCGGAGCGCGCTGCCTGCAGAGGTAACAGATGCCCCGAAAAATAATCATTGCCTCCTGTATGTGAGACCTGTACCAGCAGCATGTGCTTATAGGAAACAAATGTATAGGATCCTCATTAAAAATCTCCTACTGTTTTGTGTCAGCAGCTCCTATGCAGACTTatttgtctccatggttacagactgcaTACaaacctgtgtagtctgatcctgcagccATGTGTTACTCCACTCGTTTGCAGCCTCTTGATAACCTGCAGTCATTGGGAGAGGGTAAAATCCGGCAGCTGCTCTCATCTCTGACCCCTGTATCCATCTGACGGTCTTCCTTTCATTCCAGCCCTCCAATTAGGATGTTCGCCTCCTTCCATCCGTCAGCAAACACTTCTGAGACTGTGGCTGCCTCCCTTCAATCCAGGTAGGTACCagcagggggtgggaggggggtggaTGACACCTGTATGATCCCTACATGTCATTCTAGTATTATCACTAGTGTACTAGGCAGGCGGGATGAAGCAGCGCTGTATAGCATGGACACATGTATCCATGGGCAGTCTATCCAGGGGGGtcctataggactgactgtcagCTTTCTGGACAAGTTGTACTtgaattaaaagaaatctaccatcaaaaaatccatcaggataaaccatggacactcatagatccatgcaccgtggtaatcttctgatatgttatccatggcctccttccttctaaaaatcaggtTTTATATTAATGCTAATGGTCCCAAAggactctggggggtgttaccggagcccctctgtgctgtatcttcacaATATGCTCCCTCTGCATGTTGTAATCTCACTACATGTATCTTCACAACACGATGTACTCTCACTACAGCAGAGaaggtttcagcacacagttggaGGGGGAAACTGCTCGTgcgcagtgtaacagtctgtgaagctacagcacacagTTGGAGGGGGAAACTGCTTGTGCACAGTgttacagtctgtgaagctacagcacggagggtctcTAGGAACTATGAGTAAGTCATGTTGgactctgatggtagatttcctttaaagcacgaGTCAGCACTTGCAGGATTAGTTGTAAGAGTTAGGTGttagtgtgtgatgtatgggaTGGGGCGGTCTCTGTGTTACTATGTGGCCCCCGGGTTATTGCTGTCGTCTCTCCATTCATTCTTCTTCTCTGTCTTATATTGCAGCGAGGTGTCTCCTGCAGTCTCAGAAGTGTCTCCACAGCTCCCCGAGGTAGTGGAACCCTCCATCCCTGTTCCAGAACCTTCCTCTCCTGTGGCACcttcatcctcatcctcctcagagGGCTGTGAGTGGTCGACGTCTCCGGAGCAGGGCACCCGGGTGCTGGCCCGGAGGGTGACAGCAGAGGGCACCACTGAGTATCTGATGGAGAGGGAACAAGGGGAGATCTTCTGATGACACCACGCGCTCTGCTGTCTCATGTGCTACCTGCGCAGATCTGGGCTCATTGTACATACGGTTCTCTAAGGCTAATCCGGAACTCTCTGCACACGCGTGTACATAGCGCTGCTTGTGATTCTCGTCCCGTCACGTGTTTCTACGGTGTCCGCTCCCGCGGCTGCGTCACATCTCACATGGACAGAGCCAGGAAGGAAAGTCtgaggttttttctttttgtatttcttGATTTACTATGTAGGATTGAAGGTCCGATGTTCCGTTCGTTCTAGGCTCTGGTTACGATGGTGTTTGTATGTGGAACAGGTTCTTGACTATTAGAAtcttcatggaaaaaaaaaagagaaacacaTCCATGTCTGTCCAGGATTATTAAAAAAGTGACACGAGTTTTCTTGTTCTGTGATAATCTACGTCATTGCGCATGCACATCAGTTACCGGGTCGCCCTGTGAAGGGGAAACAGTAAgtaacagcacggaggggctctggtaacactcccaggaGCCCTTCTAGCTTATTGGCATAACTGTaatagttgatgttagaagggaggaggccatggataacagatataagaagatcccacagtcccggtgcaggatctatgggtaatgtccctggtttatcaggatggatcatgatgggagatttcctttaaggctcaggATGAACCATATAGTTAATGTAATAatacttctttatttatatagcgcacacagattacgcagcgctgcacacagtttgccaaattggtccctgtccccatggggctcacaatctaatcacctaccagtattttttggagtgtgggaggaaaccgaaggacccggaggaaacccacacaaacacagagaaaacatacaaactctttgcagacattgacctgggtgggacttaaacccaggaccccagccatgcaaggctgtagtgctaagcactgagccaccatgctgcaggaCTGTAGTGCTTactactgagccaccatgctgcagggctgtagtgctaaccactgagccaccctgctgcaaggctgtagtgctaaccactgagccaccattctgggctgtagtgctaaccactgagccaccatgctgcagggctgtagtgctaaccactgagccaccataatgcagggctgtagtgctaaccactgagccaccgtgcttcaggcctgtagtgctaaccactgagccaccgtgcttcaggcctgtagtgctaaccactgagccaccgtgctgcagggctgtagtgctaaccactgagccacaatgctgcagggttgtagtgctaaccactgagccacaatgctgcagggttgtagtgctaaccactgagccaccgagcTGCAAGGTTGTattgctaatcactgagccactgtgcttcagggctgtagtgctaaccactgagccaccatgctgaagGGCTGAAGTGCtagccactgagccaccatgctgcagggctgtagtgctaGCCATCGTGCTGCCCTAATGTAAAGAAACCAGTCGCCTTATCCCTGTTCCCCGGCATCTTCCTGACCACAATCTGACCAATGTCCGTACATTGCGGTTTGTAAGATTAAATATAAAAGACTTCTGTCCATTGTGTTCTTCCTGTTATCCCACAAGGCTGAGTATTCCCTGGATCATTGTCCCATCTCCAGTAACATGGAAGGATGAGGCGGCCGGACCCTTCTGGAACCTGTAATGACAACTTTGCTATCACCTTGTGTTCCCAGGAGGTAAATCCATCATGTGACCTAAACATTCAGCACATAAAGGGTGTAAATGATGGAAGAACCAATGTCCAGACATGGACCCGAGATCCAAATCATCTGATCCCAGAGATTCACTGTAAcctccagaggaggaggagggggagatgccCCGGGGTATCACTGATCACATGTACAgacactgcatatatacaggcggtcccctacttaaggacacccgacttacagacgacctctctgccccctgtgacctctggtgacctctctgggtgtcactatagtcccaggctgcactgatcagctgtaaggcgtctgtaatgaagctgtacagacagtccccgggttacgtacaagatagggtccataggtttgttcttaagttgaatttgtatgtaagtcagatctgtatattttataattgtaattctagacaaatttttttttttgtcccagtgacaattggagtttctaaattttttgctgtaattggaccaaggattatgaataaagcttcattacagacaccttacagctgatcattgcagcctgggactatagtaacatccagagaggtcaccagaggtcacaggggggagagaggtccgtctgtaactagggggtcctctgtaagtcgggtgtccttaagtaggggactgcctgtatatatataaatcccGTGCACAGGACGAGTTACACATCGGATGTTATTTTATTGCTGCAGATTGAACCTTTGTAATGCAAAAACTGCTGCAGGAAAACCAGGTCCAAAACCTGCGGCGCCGACCTCCGGACATCGCGGCTCAGTATCTGCATCATATGGACAGAACTTCGGAGGCCGAGACCTGGAAATAACGGATAGGAACATGAAGTCCATCGAGATTCTGCCACAAACGTGCACAAAGCCTCCGGAGTAACGAATGTTCTCCAGGTAAATAGCAGGAGAGCGACGCATTATGTACATTCAGAAGATCCCGGAATAAACCTCCTCCCAGGTCTCCTCATTCTCTTATTCTCCGGGTCACATGGGTTGTTGCTATGCAACAGCCTCCAGTTATTTGAAGAGCAAATTCCGGAAAAATATAATAATGCAAAAAAGGTAAAGCGCATAATGTGCGGGCGCGATGGCGGATAGAGGACGGGGACAGAGCTGGGGGAAGGGGAATGTATCATGGTGATCCGAAAATTACACCAATGTCTATTCATGGAGCAGGTTTAACACCCAGAGCAAATTTTCTAAAATTCTGCAGAgtctgtataatataatatagacctgtgtaatatagatctgtataatatagatgtgtgtaatatacactcaccggccactttattaggtccaccatgctggtaacgggttggacccccttttgccttcagaactgcctcaattcttcgtggcatagatacaacaagatgctggaagctcctcagagattttgtgtattatagacctgtataatatagacctgtataatatagacctgtgtaatatagacctgtataaaatagacctgtgtaatatagacctgtgtaatatagacctgtataatatagacctgtataatatagtcctgtataatatagacctgtgtaatatagacctgtgtaatatagacctgaaTAATATagtcctgtataatatagacctgtataatatagacctgtataatatagacctgtataatatagacctgtgtaatatagacctgtataatatagacctgtgtaatatagacctgtataatatagtcctgtataatatagacctgtataatatagtcctgtataatatagacctgtataatatagacctgtataatatggacctgtataatatggacctgtataatatagacctgtataatatagacctgtgtaatatagacctgtataatatagacctgtataataaagacctgtgtaatatagacctgtgtaatatagaccagtgtaatatagacctgtataatatagaactgtataatatagaccagtgtaatatagacctgtgtaatatagacctgtataatatggacctgtataatatagacctgtgtaatatagacctgtataatatagacctgtgtaatatagacctgtataatatagacatgtataatatagacctgtataatatagacatgtataatatagacctgtgtaatatagacctgtgtaatatagacctgtataatatagacctgtataatatagacctgtgtaatatagacctgtataatatagacctgtataatatagacctgtataatatagacctgtataatatagacctgtgtataatatagacctgtataatatagacctgtgtaatatagacctgtataatatagacctgtgtataatatatacctgtataatatagaccagtataatatggacctgtataatatagacctgtgtataatatagacctgtataatatagacctgtgtaatatagacctgtataatatagacctgtgtaatatagatctgtataatatagacctgtataatatagacctgtgtaatatagacctttataatatagacctgtataatatagacctgtataatatagacctgtgtaatatagacctgtataatatagacctgtataatatagaccagtataatatagacctgtataatatagaccagtataatatagacctgtataatatagaccagtataatatagacctgtataatatagatctgtataatatagaccagtataatatagacctgtataatatagaccagtataatatagacctgtataatatagacctgtgtaatatagacctgtataatatagaactGTATAATATAGAActttataatatagacctgtataatatggacctgtataatatagacctgtataatatagccctgtgtaatatagacctgtataatatagacctgtataatatagaccagtataatatagacctgtataatatagaccagtataatatagatctgtgtaatatagacctgtataatatagaccagtataatatagacctgtataatatagacctgtgtaatatagacctgtataatatagaactGTATAATATAGAActttataatatagacctgtataatatggacctgtataatatagacctgtataatatagccctgtgtaatatagacctgtataatatagacctgtataatatagaccagtataatatagacctgtataatatagaactgtataatatagaccagtgtaatatagacctgtgtaatatagaccagtgtaatatagacctgtataatatggacctgtataatatagacctgtgtaatatagacctgtgtaatatagaccagtgtaatatagacctgtataatatggacctgtataatatagacctgtgtaatatagacctgtataatatagacctgtgtaatatagacctgtgtaatatagacctgtataatatagacatgtataatatagacctgtataatatagacctgtataatatagaccag is drawn from Engystomops pustulosus chromosome 9, aEngPut4.maternal, whole genome shotgun sequence and contains these coding sequences:
- the PHF1 gene encoding PHD finger protein 1 isoform X2, with protein sequence MEGREPSTRPSRTTPASPRVNPALVKRPRFQTLARFWEGQDVLARWTDGLLYLGIIKKVDSAQETCLVRFEDNSQFSVLWKDIFPPAVPGKEQLCCVCNSQACTPDNKLVHCGKCKHAYHQECHVPSVPCDTDSAGSSWMCRQCVFAVATKRGGALKKGPFARSMLQMKLSLPYQLKSLEWDPLHLTNKQQCYCYCGGPGEWNMKMLQCCRCLQWFHEACTQCLSKPLLYGDRFYVYECSVCTRGPENAWRLPLGWVDVSHLVLYHLSICCKKKYFDFEREILSFVNENWESLLLGELTDTPRTDRYSHLLHALTAEKDRFISGKEIKKKKCLFGLQSRVPPPAPQTTVTELRLQEAEVRGSAPCVSSLLGRMGVLKSSTHKTKTPSIEKRTRKERQKLQRALTQNVVQNPFSCNQEYLGYRGSTYNFRRTGARCLQSPPIRMFASFHPSANTSETVAASLQSSEVSPAVSEVSPQLPEVVEPSIPVPEPSSPVAPSSSSSSEGCEWSTSPEQGTRVLARRVTAEGTTEYLMEREQGEIF
- the PHF1 gene encoding PHD finger protein 1 isoform X1, translated to MEGREPSTRPSRTTPASPRVNPALVKRPRFQTLARFWEGQDVLARWTDGLLYLGIIKKVHEQVDSAQETCLVRFEDNSQFSVLWKDIFPPAVPGKEQLCCVCNSQACTPDNKLVHCGKCKHAYHQECHVPSVPCDTDSAGSSWMCRQCVFAVATKRGGALKKGPFARSMLQMKLSLPYQLKSLEWDPLHLTNKQQCYCYCGGPGEWNMKMLQCCRCLQWFHEACTQCLSKPLLYGDRFYVYECSVCTRGPENAWRLPLGWVDVSHLVLYHLSICCKKKYFDFEREILSFVNENWESLLLGELTDTPRTDRYSHLLHALTAEKDRFISGKEIKKKKCLFGLQSRVPPPAPQTTVTELRLQEAEVRGSAPCVSSLLGRMGVLKSSTHKTKTPSIEKRTRKERQKLQRALTQNVVQNPFSCNQEYLGYRGSTYNFRRTGARCLQSPPIRMFASFHPSANTSETVAASLQSSEVSPAVSEVSPQLPEVVEPSIPVPEPSSPVAPSSSSSSEGCEWSTSPEQGTRVLARRVTAEGTTEYLMEREQGEIF